The region ACCGAGTAAGACTGTTGATGATATGGCCGGTCCATTCATCGCAGGTCATAACGTATCATGGTCCTTTCCGTCAATAGAACGTACATCGGCAGACGAACTGAACGGGTGCCCCCTTCGCTCGACTTCCACAATCTTTGGGCCTCAGGGCACACTTTGAAATGATCGAGGAAACCTCTCTGAGAGTAAATCTTTCCGAGGATGGGCATGTGTTTCTCAACTTGCTCATGATCGCCCTTTTCAAGTGCTGCCTCGTACCCAACGTGGCAGCCCGAGCAAGATACACCCTCGTCGACCTTACCGGTCACTATATCCACATATGGCATTCCAGTCGTCGCCATTTCGCGTGCCAAGGGTGCTTCTTCGCGGACCATTCTGGAGTGGTATGGCCCTTTGGTTTGGCATTCGCGGAGGACTTGCTGCTCCGAGAGGACGTACGTGGTTTTCCTCTGAGCGTCTAGCTGTCGAGTGTATTTTGGCGATAGAGTTTTGAGCACTGGGAC is a window of Aspergillus puulaauensis MK2 DNA, chromosome 4, nearly complete sequence DNA encoding:
- a CDS encoding uncharacterized protein (COG:S;~EggNog:ENOG410PW0A) gives rise to the protein MTSSPKLRVITQANLKNYFPNKPLSQVARRVPVLKTLSPKYTRQLDAQRKTTYVLSEQQVLRECQTKGPYHSRMVREEAPLAREMATTGMPYVDIVTGKVDEGVSCSGCHVGYEAALEKGDHEQVEKHMPILGKIYSQRGFLDHFKVCPEAQRLWKSSEGGTRSVRLPMYVLLTERTMIRYDLR